One window of the Natronomonas marina genome contains the following:
- a CDS encoding aspartate aminotransferase family protein, with product MDRETATPQVDEMPGPLARERAEYHGSLAAPSTYVYEFVWDVTEPATGPFCTDADGNVLMDFTAHVGAAPLGYNNPELLERMEAFEMIDPVKIAGQDFYTTAGDPTDPDFPGPAELMERLTEVSPDGMDTVFLSNSGAEAVENALKICYDDTAGKYGITFEGAFHGRTLGTLSLNRSKEIYRRKFPEIHAIHDAPFCRDGDCTPASCECGFFAGDTSALRRMLDPERGRVNPDEVAYLILEPIQGEGGYHVPSEAFMAEVADLCDRHDLLLVADEIQSGIGRTGDFWASDGFPIEPDVICAAKGARVGATIASADVFPEETSRLSSTWGAGDIVDAMQGALTIDVIREENLMANAETRGEQMRAEIEAADLPNVVDVRGRGLMQAVEFDTKQRRDDVEEAAVKRGLLTLGCGHKTLRLLPPLDVREREITIGVEVLSEAVEAAA from the coding sequence ATGGACAGAGAGACGGCCACGCCGCAGGTCGACGAGATGCCAGGTCCGCTCGCCCGCGAACGGGCCGAGTACCACGGCTCGCTCGCGGCGCCGAGCACCTACGTCTACGAGTTCGTCTGGGACGTCACCGAACCCGCCACGGGTCCGTTCTGTACGGACGCCGACGGCAACGTCCTGATGGACTTCACCGCCCACGTCGGCGCCGCTCCGCTCGGCTACAACAACCCCGAACTGCTCGAGCGGATGGAGGCCTTCGAGATGATCGACCCCGTCAAGATAGCCGGCCAGGACTTCTACACGACGGCCGGCGACCCGACCGACCCCGACTTCCCGGGGCCAGCGGAACTGATGGAGCGGCTGACGGAGGTGTCGCCGGACGGCATGGACACCGTCTTCCTGTCGAACTCCGGGGCCGAGGCCGTCGAGAACGCCCTGAAGATATGCTACGACGACACCGCCGGCAAGTACGGCATCACCTTCGAGGGTGCCTTCCACGGCCGGACGCTCGGGACGCTCTCGCTGAACCGCTCGAAGGAGATCTACCGTCGGAAGTTCCCCGAGATACACGCCATCCACGACGCGCCGTTCTGTCGGGACGGCGACTGCACGCCGGCGAGTTGCGAGTGCGGCTTCTTCGCCGGCGACACCTCGGCGCTCCGCCGGATGCTGGACCCCGAGCGCGGCCGCGTCAACCCCGACGAGGTAGCGTATCTCATCCTCGAACCGATACAGGGCGAGGGTGGCTACCACGTCCCCAGCGAGGCGTTCATGGCGGAGGTGGCCGACCTCTGTGACCGCCACGACCTCCTGCTCGTCGCCGACGAGATACAGTCGGGAATCGGACGGACCGGCGACTTCTGGGCCTCCGACGGCTTCCCCATCGAACCGGACGTCATCTGTGCGGCCAAGGGTGCCCGCGTCGGGGCGACCATCGCCAGCGCCGACGTCTTCCCCGAGGAGACGTCGCGGCTCTCCTCGACGTGGGGGGCCGGCGACATCGTCGACGCCATGCAGGGTGCGCTCACCATCGACGTCATCCGCGAGGAGAACCTCATGGCCAACGCCGAGACCCGGGGCGAGCAGATGCGGGCCGAAATCGAGGCCGCCGACCTCCCGAACGTCGTCGACGTGCGGGGCCGGGGACTCATGCAGGCCGTCGAGTTCGACACCAAACAGCGGCGCGACGACGTCGAGGAGGCGGCCGTCAAGCGCGGACTGCTGACGCTCGGGTGTGGCCACAAGACGCTCCGACTCCTGCCACCGCTGGACGTCCGCGAGCGGGAGATAACCATCGGCGTCGAGGTGCTGTCCGAGGCCGTCGAGGCGGCGGCCTGA
- a CDS encoding YIP1 family protein, producing MTQWVENPSGGRERGPRGIARAWVEVLVRPGRFFRNGVAPGDQAPGLTFAIVVAFAFVGGRLLVAPETLSGYGRIAAATGSTYLTAVVVLGAVCFLVAPLVLHLAAALGTVALVALVDDRAGVSETVQVIAYAAAPGVFVAVPLPAVQVVAAAYGALLLAVGFAVVHGASPPRAALAATVPALFVFGFAFGGIGAFEAVTGLEVTADRGGR from the coding sequence GTGACACAGTGGGTCGAAAACCCCAGTGGCGGCCGCGAGCGCGGGCCGCGGGGGATCGCCCGGGCGTGGGTCGAGGTGCTGGTCCGGCCGGGGCGGTTCTTCCGGAACGGGGTCGCGCCCGGCGACCAGGCGCCGGGGCTGACGTTCGCCATCGTCGTCGCCTTCGCTTTCGTCGGCGGGCGCCTCCTCGTCGCGCCGGAGACGCTGTCGGGGTACGGCCGCATCGCGGCGGCCACCGGGAGCACGTATCTGACGGCCGTCGTCGTCCTCGGGGCGGTCTGCTTTCTGGTCGCGCCGCTGGTGCTGCATCTGGCGGCGGCGCTGGGAACGGTTGCGCTCGTGGCGCTCGTCGACGACCGTGCCGGCGTCAGCGAGACGGTCCAGGTCATCGCCTACGCCGCGGCGCCGGGGGTCTTCGTCGCGGTCCCGCTCCCGGCGGTGCAGGTCGTCGCTGCAGCCTACGGGGCTCTCTTGCTCGCGGTCGGCTTCGCCGTGGTTCACGGTGCTTCGCCGCCGCGGGCGGCCCTCGCGGCGACCGTCCCAGCGCTGTTCGTCTTCGGCTTCGCCTTCGGCGGCATCGGCGCCTTCGAGGCGGTGACCGGGCTCGAGGTGACCGCCGACCGCGGCGGCAGGTAG
- a CDS encoding phosphotransferase family protein yields MTDSAPGADLTALRGYLEGELDETVTGVEVLQNGLNLVVAVSTTGAAPAYVVRRPNKLRGTYYMHSLDEEFELLRRLEPTPVAAPAPVLHPDDETVLGGPFVVVTYLDGEVVPLGDGLPSRFRSPDARGRLATSLVDALAEIHTLDTGRFEGVCARVTPRERVVRATERFDSLRSVTGHDSVALEAVAEWLRRNAPTPDETVLVHGDFRPGNLLFGPGEEPTVTGVLDWETARLGDPLTDLGYLLLRWRDEGDPTPSLDRLDDGSLDESTREELRAANERGLAPFTAQPGSPDRRALMDRYEAETGIDVENERFYRAQAAFLLALVWADLHRCRVEAGEASGREPWVDYALLLAEAIIDDG; encoded by the coding sequence ATGACCGATTCGGCGCCGGGGGCGGACCTCACCGCACTCCGGGGCTATCTCGAGGGGGAACTGGACGAGACGGTGACCGGCGTCGAGGTGCTCCAGAACGGCCTCAACCTCGTCGTCGCGGTATCGACGACCGGGGCAGCGCCGGCGTACGTCGTCCGCCGACCCAACAAGCTTCGCGGCACCTACTACATGCACTCCCTGGACGAGGAGTTCGAACTGTTGCGGCGACTCGAACCGACGCCCGTCGCCGCGCCGGCGCCCGTCCTGCATCCTGACGACGAGACGGTTCTCGGTGGCCCCTTCGTCGTCGTCACCTACCTCGACGGCGAGGTGGTCCCGCTGGGTGACGGGCTACCCTCGCGGTTCCGCTCGCCGGACGCTCGCGGCCGCCTGGCGACGAGTCTCGTCGACGCGCTAGCCGAGATTCACACCCTCGATACCGGGCGATTCGAGGGGGTCTGCGCCCGGGTGACGCCGCGGGAGCGGGTGGTCCGGGCCACCGAGCGGTTCGACTCCCTGAGGAGCGTCACGGGCCACGACTCGGTTGCGCTGGAGGCCGTCGCCGAGTGGCTCCGCCGCAACGCCCCGACCCCCGACGAGACGGTCCTGGTCCACGGGGACTTCCGGCCCGGGAACCTGCTGTTCGGGCCCGGCGAGGAGCCGACGGTGACCGGCGTCCTCGACTGGGAGACGGCGCGTCTGGGCGACCCGCTGACGGACCTCGGCTACCTGCTCCTCCGGTGGCGAGACGAGGGCGATCCGACCCCGTCGCTGGACCGCCTCGACGACGGGAGCCTCGACGAGTCCACCCGCGAGGAACTCCGTGCGGCCAACGAGCGGGGGCTGGCCCCGTTCACCGCCCAGCCGGGGAGTCCGGACCGGCGGGCGCTGATGGATCGCTACGAGGCCGAAACCGGCATCGACGTCGAAAACGAGCGGTTCTACCGGGCCCAGGCGGCGTTCCTCCTCGCGCTGGTGTGGGCGGACCTCCACCGCTGTCGTGTCGAAGCGGGCGAGGCGAGCGGCCGGGAGCCGTGGGTGGACTACGCGCTGCTGCTGGCGGAGGCGATAATCGACGACGGGTAG
- a CDS encoding CBS domain-containing protein: protein MIDQPVGSVMTRSVRTVSPEITACEVARTFADHGIGSVLVVAADGDAPLGIVTQSDVMRAVADEADLTTTRAKTLMSAPLVTTTSGAEIHEAAAVMRDRSIRRLPVLDGEELVGILTTTDLAHYLPRLRNTILRERADAEDG, encoded by the coding sequence ATGATCGACCAGCCCGTCGGGAGCGTGATGACGCGTTCGGTTCGGACGGTGTCGCCGGAGATCACCGCCTGCGAGGTGGCGAGGACGTTCGCCGATCACGGCATCGGGTCGGTCCTCGTGGTCGCGGCCGACGGAGACGCACCGCTCGGAATCGTGACCCAGTCGGACGTGATGCGGGCGGTCGCCGACGAGGCCGACCTCACGACGACCAGGGCGAAGACGCTCATGTCCGCGCCGCTCGTCACCACGACCAGCGGGGCGGAGATCCACGAGGCCGCCGCCGTGATGCGGGACCGCTCGATTCGACGGCTCCCGGTCCTCGACGGGGAGGAACTCGTCGGCATCCTGACGACGACCGATCTCGCTCACTACCTGCCGCGGCTCAGGAACACGATTCTCCGCGAACGGGCCGACGCCGAGGACGGCTGA
- a CDS encoding OB-fold nucleic acid binding domain-containing protein, producing MANCIICGTSTEGPICEVHQEDVAFEFEGDHPSQLTPERYYRGRVDGYADFGVFVDIGNVTGLLHRSKLDRRLESLDWEVGDDVFVQVNNIRDNGDIDLGWSIRQSEREFRGVLVDSPDGDYLADEYHDDGDEGTADEGAADEQTGGSPEETTETEAEPEPEPEYEPEPEQESSADEQSGGTPDDEELAETATNEPESGRQEDSETADIGRIAVEDLREHVGDVVRLEGEVVSARQTSGPTVFELRDETGVVDCAAFVEAGVRAYPDIEADDVVRLDGEVRVRRDEIQVETESLVELEGDAEAAVRTRMDEALEARARPDETELLGDDDALDAVAEEVADAAATIRRAVLESRPVVVRHDATTDGYVAGAAIERAVLPLVESEHATADAVYHYFDRRPLEDGVYDMNDATKDVTRMLGDRERHDEKLPLFVFAAAGSTAASMDGLELLDVYGAPRVVLDGRPADESVAAEIDSLVTTEARTAATVAANVAGAVNDEVREDLGHLPAVSYWNEVPEPYAELAAEAGVDEATAKDLREAIALEAFYQSYEDKRELIVDLLFEKQTGLAEQVAEQFRTKLEAEIDTATANLDERTVDGATVTVLDTDAYTHQYDFPPTRLLLDELRRRLDADVVIGVGTDELHVRTDDALDLEALVAALQLEAPDAGVSDPGAREPKVEFLAGEREAVLDAVVDAVAERALAASA from the coding sequence ATGGCCAACTGTATCATCTGCGGCACCTCCACGGAGGGACCCATCTGCGAGGTCCACCAGGAGGACGTAGCGTTCGAGTTCGAAGGCGACCACCCCTCCCAGCTGACGCCCGAGCGGTACTACCGCGGCCGGGTCGACGGCTACGCCGACTTCGGCGTCTTCGTCGACATCGGGAACGTCACGGGGCTGCTCCACCGGAGCAAGCTCGACCGCCGCCTCGAGAGCCTCGACTGGGAGGTCGGCGACGACGTCTTCGTCCAGGTGAACAACATCCGGGACAACGGCGACATCGACCTCGGATGGTCGATCCGACAGTCCGAGCGGGAGTTCCGGGGCGTCCTCGTCGACTCCCCCGACGGCGACTACCTGGCCGACGAGTACCACGACGACGGCGACGAGGGGACGGCCGACGAGGGGGCGGCCGACGAGCAGACCGGCGGGAGCCCCGAAGAGACCACCGAGACCGAGGCCGAACCGGAACCCGAACCGGAGTACGAGCCCGAACCCGAGCAGGAGTCGTCGGCAGACGAGCAGTCGGGCGGCACGCCGGACGACGAGGAGCTGGCCGAGACGGCGACGAACGAACCGGAATCAGGACGGCAAGAGGACTCCGAGACGGCCGACATCGGCAGGATCGCCGTCGAGGACCTCCGCGAGCACGTCGGCGACGTCGTCCGCCTCGAGGGAGAGGTCGTCTCCGCACGCCAGACCTCCGGCCCGACCGTCTTCGAACTCCGTGACGAGACGGGCGTCGTCGACTGTGCGGCCTTCGTCGAGGCGGGCGTCCGGGCGTACCCGGACATCGAGGCCGACGACGTGGTCCGACTCGACGGCGAGGTCCGCGTCCGGCGCGACGAAATCCAGGTCGAGACCGAGTCGCTGGTCGAACTCGAGGGTGACGCCGAGGCGGCCGTCCGGACCCGGATGGACGAGGCGCTGGAGGCCCGGGCCCGCCCCGACGAGACGGAACTCCTGGGCGACGATGACGCGCTCGACGCCGTCGCCGAGGAGGTGGCCGACGCCGCGGCCACCATCCGGCGGGCGGTACTGGAGTCGCGGCCGGTCGTCGTCCGCCACGACGCGACGACGGACGGCTACGTCGCCGGCGCCGCAATCGAGCGGGCCGTCCTGCCGCTCGTCGAGTCCGAGCACGCCACCGCCGATGCGGTGTATCACTACTTCGACCGCCGCCCGCTCGAGGACGGCGTCTACGACATGAACGACGCGACGAAGGACGTCACCCGAATGCTGGGCGACCGCGAGCGCCACGACGAGAAGCTGCCGCTTTTCGTCTTCGCGGCCGCCGGGTCGACGGCCGCTTCGATGGACGGTCTCGAACTGCTCGACGTCTACGGCGCCCCGCGGGTCGTGCTGGACGGCCGGCCGGCCGACGAGTCGGTCGCCGCCGAGATCGACTCGCTTGTCACGACCGAGGCGCGGACGGCCGCGACCGTCGCCGCCAACGTCGCGGGCGCGGTCAACGACGAGGTGCGCGAGGACCTCGGTCACCTCCCCGCCGTCAGCTACTGGAACGAGGTACCGGAGCCGTACGCGGAGCTGGCCGCCGAGGCGGGCGTCGACGAGGCGACGGCCAAAGACCTCCGGGAGGCTATCGCGCTGGAGGCCTTCTACCAGTCCTACGAGGACAAGCGCGAACTCATCGTCGACCTCCTGTTCGAAAAGCAGACCGGTCTCGCCGAACAGGTGGCCGAGCAGTTCCGCACGAAACTGGAGGCCGAAATCGACACGGCGACGGCCAACCTCGACGAGCGGACCGTCGACGGCGCCACGGTGACCGTGCTGGACACCGACGCCTACACCCACCAGTACGACTTCCCGCCGACGCGACTCCTCCTGGACGAACTGCGGCGGCGGCTCGACGCCGACGTGGTCATCGGCGTCGGGACGGACGAACTCCACGTCCGGACCGACGACGCCCTCGACCTGGAGGCGCTCGTGGCCGCCCTCCAGCTCGAGGCGCCCGACGCCGGTGTCTCCGACCCCGGCGCCCGCGAGCCCAAAGTCGAGTTCCTCGCCGGCGAGCGGGAGGCCGTCCTCGACGCCGTCGTCGACGCCGTCGCCGAGCGGGCACTGGCCGCCTCGGCCTGA
- a CDS encoding A/G-specific adenine glycosylase yields the protein MTDGPETADADAGEYLPDDVGAVRSALVEWYETDHREYPWRETTDPYPILVSEVMSQQTQLDRVVDAWRDFLEAWPTVAALAAADRADVVAFWTDHSLGYNNRAKYLHEAARQVTEEFDGEFPETPDGLQELMGVGPYTANAVASFAFDNGDAVVDTNVERVLYRAFDVPDDDAAFERVAGALMPDGESRVWNNAIMELGGVACEKTPRCDEAGCPWRAWCHAYETGDFTAPDVPTQPSFEGSRRQMRGRVVRVLGEHDDLPLDELGPRVRVDYAPDGEYGREWLRGLLDDLADDGLVDVEERDGEAVARLRR from the coding sequence ATGACCGACGGCCCGGAGACCGCCGACGCGGACGCGGGCGAGTACCTGCCCGACGACGTCGGGGCGGTCCGGTCGGCGCTCGTCGAGTGGTACGAGACCGACCACCGCGAGTACCCCTGGCGGGAGACGACCGACCCCTACCCGATCCTCGTCTCGGAGGTGATGAGCCAGCAGACGCAACTCGACCGCGTCGTCGACGCCTGGCGGGACTTCCTCGAGGCGTGGCCGACCGTCGCGGCCCTGGCCGCCGCCGACCGCGCCGACGTGGTCGCTTTCTGGACCGACCACTCGCTGGGCTACAACAACCGCGCGAAGTACCTCCACGAGGCGGCCCGGCAGGTCACCGAGGAGTTCGACGGCGAGTTCCCCGAGACGCCCGACGGCCTCCAGGAACTGATGGGCGTCGGTCCCTACACCGCAAACGCCGTCGCCTCCTTCGCGTTCGACAACGGCGACGCCGTCGTGGACACGAACGTCGAGCGGGTGCTGTACCGCGCCTTCGACGTTCCGGACGACGACGCCGCCTTCGAGCGCGTGGCCGGCGCGCTGATGCCCGACGGCGAGTCGCGGGTCTGGAACAACGCCATCATGGAACTGGGCGGCGTCGCCTGCGAGAAGACGCCCCGCTGTGACGAGGCTGGCTGTCCGTGGCGAGCGTGGTGTCACGCCTACGAGACGGGCGACTTCACCGCGCCGGACGTGCCGACCCAGCCGTCCTTCGAGGGGAGTCGCCGCCAGATGCGGGGGCGGGTGGTCCGGGTGCTCGGCGAACACGACGACCTGCCGCTGGACGAACTCGGGCCGCGGGTCCGGGTGGACTACGCCCCCGACGGCGAGTACGGCCGGGAGTGGCTCCGTGGCCTGCTGGATGACCTGGCGGACGACGGGCTCGTCGACGTCGAGGAACGGGACGGCGAGGCGGTCGCCCGGCTCCGGCGGTAG
- a CDS encoding NADPH-dependent FMN reductase: MSDVRVAAVVGSLREDSYSRLACERALAAAGGYEGVETDLIDLRDFELPVFDADDRSAGDADELVRRVQAADSVILGTPVYHGSYSSALKNALDYCGFDEFDETTVGLLCVAGGAFPTTTLDHLRSVARAVNAWVVPHQVAIPRAREAFANGELLDEDVADRVDTLGRRMVEYATIEPDPRTLEAKQNVGADD; the protein is encoded by the coding sequence ATGAGCGACGTACGCGTGGCTGCCGTCGTCGGCAGCCTCCGCGAGGACAGTTACAGCCGGCTGGCGTGCGAGCGAGCGCTGGCCGCAGCCGGGGGGTACGAGGGCGTCGAGACGGATCTGATCGACCTCCGGGACTTCGAGTTGCCGGTCTTCGACGCCGACGACCGGTCGGCCGGCGACGCCGACGAGCTGGTCCGTCGGGTCCAGGCGGCCGACTCGGTGATCCTCGGCACGCCGGTCTATCACGGCTCCTACTCGTCGGCGCTGAAGAACGCGCTGGACTACTGCGGCTTCGACGAGTTCGACGAGACGACGGTGGGGTTGCTCTGCGTCGCGGGCGGGGCCTTCCCGACGACGACGCTGGACCACCTCCGGTCGGTCGCGCGGGCGGTCAACGCCTGGGTCGTCCCCCACCAGGTCGCGATCCCGCGAGCGCGGGAGGCATTCGCCAACGGAGAACTCCTCGACGAGGACGTCGCCGACCGGGTCGACACGCTCGGCCGCCGGATGGTCGAGTACGCCACCATCGAACCTGACCCGCGGACGCTGGAGGCCAAACAGAACGTCGGCGCCGACGACTAG
- a CDS encoding DUF4399 domain-containing protein — MRESISRRTFAAMAASAATVPLAGCQSDGSGNGNGDGGGNGESSGDGDAPIEYDGDASVAFGTPEDGATAANGVTVSMTAENFTIESSGEVNENSGHFHIVIDEGPVETGETIPNDDSHLHYGDGSTRTVLDLEPGTHELTLQVGDGKHRALPLTDTVEVTVEEASVSFGAPEDGATVESPVAAEFEASDSATVEQAGELSQTGGHFHVMVDTEAVEVGEAIPNDDSHLHFGDGSTSAELELESGEHDLLLQMGDGEHLALPATDEITVTVE; from the coding sequence ATGCGAGAGAGCATTTCACGGCGGACGTTCGCGGCGATGGCCGCCAGCGCGGCGACGGTTCCGCTGGCGGGATGTCAGTCGGACGGTTCGGGCAACGGTAACGGCGACGGCGGCGGAAACGGCGAATCCTCGGGCGACGGCGACGCACCCATCGAGTACGACGGCGACGCCAGCGTAGCCTTCGGGACGCCCGAGGACGGCGCGACGGCCGCAAACGGCGTCACCGTCTCGATGACCGCCGAGAACTTCACCATCGAATCGTCCGGCGAGGTCAACGAGAACAGCGGCCACTTCCACATCGTGATAGACGAGGGCCCCGTCGAGACGGGCGAGACGATACCGAACGACGACAGTCACCTGCACTACGGCGACGGCTCGACCCGGACGGTGCTGGACCTCGAACCGGGCACCCACGAACTGACGCTGCAGGTCGGCGACGGCAAGCACCGCGCGCTCCCGCTGACCGACACCGTCGAGGTGACCGTCGAGGAGGCGTCGGTGTCCTTCGGCGCCCCCGAGGACGGTGCCACCGTCGAGAGCCCCGTCGCCGCCGAGTTCGAGGCCTCCGACAGCGCGACCGTCGAGCAGGCTGGCGAACTCAGCCAGACCGGTGGGCACTTCCACGTCATGGTGGACACCGAGGCCGTCGAGGTTGGCGAGGCCATCCCGAACGACGACAGCCACCTCCACTTCGGTGACGGGTCGACGTCCGCCGAGTTAGAGCTAGAATCCGGCGAACACGACCTCCTCCTCCAGATGGGCGACGGCGAACACCTCGCGCTGCCCGCCACTGACGAGATTACCGTCACCGTCGAGTGA
- a CDS encoding tRNA uridine(34) 5-carboxymethylaminomethyl modification radical SAM/GNAT enzyme Elp3: protein MSTDADPTESEAFQRVCESLVESILAGDVERDDLESAKMDACREHSSPKVPKNTELLDFAPDEHREQLESVLRRKPVRTASGVSPVAIMTSPHTCPHGKCLYCPGGPASEFSSSQSYTGEEPAAARGVQNDYDPYGQVTLRLHQLRKIGHPVDKVELILMGGTMTARSHDYQEWFVKRALAAMNDYDLESEPSPSESESFKPDPEDVEFRYLEDVVAENETGDIRNIGTTFETKPDWCDPEQIDRMLRLGGTKVEVGVQTTYERVNREMHRGHGVQASLDANRRLRDSAFKVGFHMMPGQPGMSREMCLQDFRELFKNTDWRPDYLKIYPTLVVRDTVTYDMWRREEYEPLTNEEAAELVAEIKSMIPRYTRLQRVQRDIPADFIDAGVWKSNLRQLARKRMDEHGWTCDCIRCREVGMNDEEPETVELDVTTYEAAGGTEHFIAFEDFEKDLLVGFCRLRFPDDPVREELDEAALVRELHVYGNEVGVGEAGDGDHQHEGYGRRLLAKAEELAREAGYEKLSVISGIGVRQYYREKLGYYQDGPYVSTRLR from the coding sequence ATGAGTACCGACGCCGACCCCACGGAGTCGGAGGCCTTCCAGCGGGTCTGTGAGTCGCTCGTCGAGTCCATCCTGGCCGGCGACGTCGAGCGCGACGACCTCGAGAGCGCCAAGATGGACGCCTGCCGGGAGCACTCCTCGCCGAAGGTGCCGAAGAACACCGAGTTGCTCGACTTCGCCCCCGACGAGCACCGCGAACAACTGGAGTCGGTGCTGCGCCGGAAGCCGGTGCGGACGGCCTCGGGCGTCTCGCCCGTCGCCATCATGACCTCGCCGCACACCTGCCCGCACGGCAAGTGCCTCTACTGTCCGGGCGGGCCCGCCTCGGAGTTCTCCTCCTCACAGTCGTACACGGGCGAGGAACCGGCGGCGGCCCGCGGCGTCCAGAACGACTACGACCCCTACGGCCAGGTGACGCTTCGCCTCCACCAGTTGCGGAAGATCGGCCATCCCGTCGACAAGGTGGAACTCATCCTGATGGGCGGGACGATGACGGCCCGAAGCCACGACTACCAGGAGTGGTTCGTCAAGCGGGCCCTGGCGGCGATGAACGACTACGACCTCGAGTCCGAGCCCTCACCCAGCGAATCGGAGTCCTTCAAACCCGATCCCGAGGACGTCGAGTTCCGGTACCTCGAGGACGTCGTCGCCGAAAACGAGACGGGCGACATCCGCAACATCGGGACGACCTTCGAGACGAAGCCGGACTGGTGTGACCCCGAGCAGATCGACCGGATGCTCCGCCTCGGCGGCACGAAGGTCGAGGTCGGCGTCCAGACGACCTACGAGCGGGTCAACCGCGAGATGCACCGGGGCCACGGCGTCCAGGCCAGCCTCGACGCCAACCGACGGCTCCGGGATTCGGCGTTCAAGGTCGGCTTCCACATGATGCCCGGCCAGCCCGGGATGTCCAGGGAGATGTGCCTGCAGGACTTCCGGGAACTGTTCAAGAACACGGACTGGCGTCCGGACTACCTGAAGATTTACCCGACGCTGGTGGTCCGGGACACCGTCACCTACGACATGTGGCGCCGCGAGGAGTACGAGCCGCTGACAAACGAGGAGGCCGCCGAACTCGTCGCCGAAATCAAGTCGATGATACCGCGCTACACGCGGCTCCAGCGCGTCCAGCGGGACATCCCGGCGGACTTCATCGACGCCGGGGTCTGGAAGTCCAACCTCCGACAGTTGGCGCGCAAGCGGATGGACGAGCACGGCTGGACCTGCGACTGCATCCGCTGTCGGGAGGTCGGCATGAACGACGAGGAACCCGAGACCGTCGAGTTGGACGTGACCACCTACGAGGCCGCCGGCGGCACGGAGCACTTCATCGCCTTCGAGGACTTCGAGAAGGACCTGCTGGTCGGCTTCTGTCGGCTCCGGTTCCCGGACGACCCCGTCCGCGAGGAACTCGACGAGGCGGCGCTCGTGCGGGAACTGCACGTCTACGGTAACGAGGTCGGGGTTGGGGAGGCGGGTGACGGGGACCACCAGCACGAGGGCTACGGCCGGCGCCTGCTGGCGAAGGCCGAGGAACTGGCCCGCGAGGCCGGTTACGAGAAACTGTCGGTCATCTCCGGCATCGGCGTCCGCCAGTACTACCGCGAGAAACTGGGCTACTACCAGGACGGCCCATACGTCTCGACGCGGCTCCGGTAG